The following coding sequences are from one Gemmatimonadota bacterium window:
- a CDS encoding metal-dependent transcriptional regulator produces the protein MDMADDPTLSRSHEDYLKVIYDLEARFGVAQTNAIAEVLNLARPSVSQMMTRLAELGLVNYERHRGVRLTKSGRKAALQVLRRHRIIETYLIEKLGYEWDNVHAEADRLEHDGSDELVEAMARAMGNPRYDPHGAPIPTSAGDLEQPEVVLMTELSVGAAGELRMVGDHDPERLRFLASLGLKPGTRFKVLARQPFHGPLTLRVEGADQREQVVGFELANSLACTTGEE, from the coding sequence TTGGACATGGCCGACGACCCAACGCTCTCGCGGTCACATGAGGACTACCTCAAGGTCATTTACGACCTCGAGGCTCGGTTCGGTGTCGCGCAGACCAACGCCATCGCCGAAGTGCTGAACCTCGCGCGCCCATCTGTGAGCCAAATGATGACAAGGCTTGCTGAACTGGGATTGGTCAACTATGAGCGGCATCGCGGGGTGCGTCTGACGAAGTCCGGACGCAAAGCGGCATTACAGGTGCTTCGACGCCACCGCATCATCGAGACGTACCTGATCGAAAAGCTCGGGTACGAGTGGGACAACGTCCACGCCGAGGCGGACCGCCTCGAGCACGACGGGTCCGATGAGCTCGTGGAGGCTATGGCGCGCGCCATGGGGAATCCGCGATACGATCCCCACGGTGCGCCGATTCCCACCTCGGCCGGAGATTTGGAACAGCCCGAGGTCGTTCTGATGACAGAGCTTTCCGTTGGTGCCGCTGGCGAGCTTCGGATGGTGGGCGATCACGACCCGGAGCGTCTGCGGTTTTTGGCTTCGCTCGGGCTGAAGCCGGGAACGCGTTTCAAGGTGTTGGCGCGCCAGCCGTTTCATGGCCCCCTCACGCTGCGGGTCGAAGGTGCGGACCAACGGGAACAGGTGGTCGGGTTCGAGTTAGCCAACTCGCTTGCGTGTACGACAGGGGAGGAGTAA
- a CDS encoding multicopper oxidase domain-containing protein, with translation MRGRRTMTRRDLLKGGALGAVGVAATAKVVGAAEKLARLEAPHDPNTAGTVGTVTDVSLDPVAFLEEFDFGKVSTLPDGQTLRRFEIRAVDREIEIAPGVFFPAWAYNGQVPGPTLRATEGDLVRVRFHNRSSHPHTIHFHGIHAANMDGVFEVVQPGETFVYEFVARPFGLHLYHCHTIPVRKHIAKGLYGTFIIDPKDGRPPAREMVMVMNGFDTNFDGENEVYAVNTVAFAYKQNPIVIRKGELQRIYLVNTLEFDPVNSLHLHGQLFHVYRTGTSLQPADYTDTIMMCQGERHVLEFTFDEPGLFMFHAHQSEFSELGWMGLFNVVEVLA, from the coding sequence ATGAGAGGTCGACGTACGATGACTCGCCGCGATCTGTTGAAGGGCGGTGCCCTCGGAGCCGTTGGGGTGGCCGCTACTGCGAAGGTCGTGGGTGCCGCGGAAAAGCTGGCGCGGCTCGAGGCACCGCATGATCCCAACACTGCCGGGACGGTTGGCACCGTCACGGATGTCTCGTTGGATCCGGTGGCATTTCTCGAAGAGTTCGATTTCGGAAAGGTGTCCACCCTTCCGGACGGCCAAACGTTGCGCAGGTTCGAGATCCGCGCGGTCGATCGCGAGATCGAGATTGCGCCGGGTGTCTTCTTTCCGGCGTGGGCGTATAACGGACAAGTGCCGGGGCCGACTCTCCGAGCCACGGAAGGAGACTTGGTCCGCGTGCGGTTTCACAACCGGAGCTCGCACCCGCATACGATTCATTTTCACGGCATTCACGCGGCGAACATGGATGGCGTGTTCGAGGTGGTTCAGCCCGGCGAGACCTTCGTGTACGAGTTCGTCGCTAGGCCGTTCGGACTGCATCTGTACCACTGTCATACGATTCCCGTTCGCAAGCACATCGCCAAGGGGTTGTACGGAACCTTCATCATCGATCCGAAGGATGGGCGTCCGCCGGCGCGTGAGATGGTGATGGTGATGAATGGGTTCGACACCAATTTTGACGGCGAAAACGAAGTGTATGCCGTTAACACGGTGGCGTTCGCCTATAAACAGAATCCCATCGTAATCCGAAAGGGTGAGTTGCAGCGCATTTATCTCGTGAACACGCTCGAGTTCGATCCGGTCAATTCGCTTCACCTGCACGGGCAGCTGTTCCATGTGTACCGGACCGGAACGAGTCTGCAGCCGGCTGACTACACGGACACGATCATGATGTGCCAGGGTGAGCGGCACGTGCTGGAGTTTACGTTCGACGAGCCCGGGCTATTCATGTTCCACGCTCATCAATCTGAATTCAGCGAGCTGGGTTGGATGGGTCTGTTCAACGTCGTTGAGGTGCTTGCATGA
- a CDS encoding metal transporter, with protein sequence MMHSKAALVGWGLLPIALLTVVAVIMTNTGLLDILRPAPPVEEIAFERVSLAPGEITLQVVNGGPDPVTIAQVTVDNAFWDFSIVPSAMIPRLGRATITIPYPWVQEEAYEVALLSSTGVTFSHEIPVAMVTPRLGPAFFGIFAAIGVLVGVIPVALGLLWLPFLRRLEQKWIHFALALTAGLLVFLGVDAMEGTLEAAAQVGSAYQGTLVALMGVVGAMLFLQVLTRRRLHNEGVQGRMAVAFLVAVGIGFHNLGEGLAIGAAYALGEAALGSFLIVGFMLHNTTEGLAIISPIAKDRPTLRTLMSLGLVAGVPTIAGAWLGGIAYSPLWATLFLSIGVGAIAQVVVALYKMVARQSPETVWTPLTAGGLMAGLVVMYTTGLFIAL encoded by the coding sequence ATGATGCACTCCAAAGCTGCGTTAGTTGGTTGGGGGCTCCTGCCCATCGCGCTGCTGACGGTCGTGGCCGTCATAATGACCAACACCGGTCTGCTGGACATTCTCCGGCCAGCTCCGCCCGTGGAAGAGATCGCCTTTGAGCGAGTGAGCTTGGCGCCGGGCGAGATCACGCTTCAAGTCGTGAACGGGGGCCCTGATCCTGTGACGATCGCCCAGGTGACCGTCGACAACGCATTCTGGGATTTTTCGATTGTCCCTTCGGCGATGATCCCACGCTTGGGGAGGGCCACGATCACGATTCCCTACCCATGGGTTCAGGAAGAGGCGTACGAGGTTGCATTACTCAGCTCGACCGGCGTTACGTTCTCCCACGAGATTCCGGTTGCGATGGTCACCCCACGTCTCGGACCGGCTTTCTTTGGAATCTTTGCCGCGATCGGTGTGCTGGTCGGCGTCATCCCCGTGGCGCTCGGTCTTCTGTGGCTTCCGTTTCTGCGACGCCTAGAACAGAAATGGATTCACTTTGCCCTCGCGCTGACCGCCGGGCTGTTGGTCTTCCTTGGCGTCGATGCTATGGAAGGGACCCTGGAGGCCGCCGCCCAGGTCGGCAGTGCGTACCAGGGGACGCTGGTTGCGCTCATGGGTGTGGTGGGAGCCATGCTGTTCCTGCAAGTCCTGACGCGACGTCGGCTTCACAATGAAGGCGTCCAGGGTCGCATGGCGGTGGCCTTCTTGGTGGCCGTTGGCATCGGGTTTCACAACCTCGGAGAAGGGCTGGCGATCGGAGCGGCGTATGCACTGGGCGAAGCCGCCCTCGGCTCGTTTCTCATCGTCGGGTTCATGCTCCACAACACCACTGAGGGCCTGGCGATCATCTCGCCCATCGCCAAGGACCGTCCCACTCTACGAACGCTGATGAGTTTGGGGTTGGTCGCCGGCGTGCCAACGATTGCGGGGGCTTGGTTGGGTGGCATCGCTTACTCGCCATTGTGGGCCACCCTGTTCCTGAGCATAGGCGTCGGCGCGATCGCACAGGTAGTGGTCGCGTTATACAAGATGGTGGCGCGCCAAAGCCCCGAGACAGTATGGACGCCGTTAACGGCCGGCGGCCTGATGGCCGGTCTCGTCGTCATGTACACCACGGGGCTGTTCATCGCTTTGTGA
- a CDS encoding cytochrome c, whose translation MAESGNTVGEGANTVWSGVYSERQAERGAAEYRETCSSCHSDDLRGNSNSPSLIGASFMFLWADRSLGELFTSIQTLMPTNAPNSLPTQSYLDILAYIMEVNEFPAGETELVADPAVLSRILITPTSEPSTPSQSGDQSP comes from the coding sequence GTGGCCGAGTCCGGAAACACAGTGGGCGAGGGTGCAAACACCGTCTGGAGCGGCGTCTATTCTGAGCGCCAAGCAGAACGGGGCGCAGCCGAGTACCGGGAAACTTGCTCATCCTGCCATTCCGACGATCTACGCGGCAACAGCAATTCGCCGAGCTTGATCGGAGCGAGCTTCATGTTTCTCTGGGCGGACAGATCTCTTGGTGAACTGTTTACGAGCATCCAGACGCTGATGCCGACCAACGCTCCCAACAGCCTGCCGACTCAGAGCTATCTCGACATCCTGGCCTATATCATGGAAGTCAACGAGTTCCCCGCTGGCGAGACCGAACTCGTAGCTGACCCTGCCGTACTCAGCCGAATCCTGATTACACCGACGTCCGAGCCGTCAACTCCGTCTCAGTCGGGCGATCAATCCCCATGA
- a CDS encoding PQQ-binding-like beta-propeller repeat protein → MRTRCLLCASIVMLSVSSGVTAQVDDFNAVSEEMLRDPAPGDWLNWRRTDDAWGYSPLDQITSNNVGQLQLAWSWAMDDTGGQEAAPLVHDGVLYLPNPRGVIQALDGATGDLIWEYRPGITPRVDGTPTSDNSGLPAGTFAGVGRGVQKNIAIYGDMLYAATGDASIVAVDARTGREVWRTAVADPSLGYYYVAGPIVANGTLITGITGCDRYKDDVCFITGHDPLTGEELWRTSTVARPGEPGGDTWSDLPLMFRAGSDAWIAGSYDAETNLVYWATSQAKPWARAQRGTAGDALYTNSSLALDPDTGELVWYYQYLPGETHDMDEVFESVLIDLDGRKSLFKMGKLGILWQLDRTTGEFIHAMDIGYQNILDVDPATGQIRYRPGMIPELGVEIHMCPSTSGFKSWRAMAYSPQTRALYIPITLNCERATFGPVDRIPGGGGTGPLRRINTVHPAAEGNLGELLVVDITNGEIKWRHRTPSPINTAALTTAGGLVFAGDWDRHMYAYNAETGDILWQTRLPTSAQGFPISYLANGKQYVAMPVGTGGASWSTMLPNDLAPTIRRPRNGNSIHVFALPGS, encoded by the coding sequence ATGAGAACCAGATGCCTTCTTTGCGCTTCGATCGTGATGCTGTCGGTGAGTTCCGGCGTTACCGCGCAAGTAGACGACTTCAACGCCGTTTCCGAGGAGATGCTGCGTGATCCAGCGCCCGGTGATTGGTTGAATTGGAGAAGGACGGACGATGCCTGGGGCTATAGCCCGCTCGATCAGATCACCTCGAACAACGTCGGACAACTTCAGTTGGCGTGGTCGTGGGCCATGGACGACACGGGCGGGCAGGAAGCCGCGCCCCTGGTTCATGACGGAGTCCTATACCTGCCGAATCCGCGCGGGGTGATTCAGGCACTCGATGGCGCCACCGGTGACCTGATCTGGGAGTATCGCCCTGGCATCACGCCACGGGTCGACGGGACGCCGACTTCGGATAACTCCGGGCTACCGGCTGGTACGTTCGCGGGTGTCGGACGTGGAGTTCAGAAGAACATCGCCATCTACGGTGACATGCTTTACGCGGCTACCGGGGATGCGAGCATCGTCGCCGTGGATGCGCGCACGGGAAGAGAGGTGTGGAGAACGGCCGTGGCCGATCCAAGCCTGGGTTACTACTACGTGGCGGGGCCTATCGTAGCCAACGGAACGCTCATTACCGGCATCACCGGATGCGACCGTTACAAGGACGATGTCTGCTTCATCACCGGTCACGATCCACTCACGGGAGAAGAGCTGTGGCGCACCTCGACCGTGGCGCGCCCAGGTGAGCCTGGCGGTGACACTTGGAGTGATCTGCCGTTGATGTTCCGGGCAGGAAGCGACGCCTGGATCGCCGGGAGTTACGACGCAGAGACGAATCTGGTCTACTGGGCGACCTCCCAGGCCAAGCCCTGGGCCAGAGCGCAACGTGGCACCGCAGGGGACGCGCTCTACACCAACTCGAGCCTGGCGCTCGATCCAGACACCGGGGAATTGGTCTGGTACTACCAGTACCTGCCTGGCGAGACCCACGACATGGACGAGGTGTTCGAGAGTGTGCTGATCGACCTCGACGGGCGAAAGTCGCTGTTCAAGATGGGCAAGCTGGGGATTCTATGGCAGCTGGATCGTACTACGGGAGAATTCATTCACGCTATGGACATCGGGTATCAGAACATCCTCGACGTCGATCCAGCGACCGGCCAAATCAGGTACCGCCCCGGGATGATCCCGGAGCTCGGTGTCGAGATCCACATGTGCCCCAGCACATCGGGATTCAAGAGCTGGCGTGCGATGGCGTACAGCCCGCAAACCAGGGCTCTGTACATCCCGATAACGCTCAATTGCGAGCGCGCGACGTTCGGGCCCGTCGATCGCATCCCGGGTGGTGGCGGCACAGGCCCGCTACGACGCATCAACACCGTGCATCCGGCAGCGGAGGGCAACCTGGGTGAGTTGCTGGTCGTGGATATCACCAACGGAGAGATCAAGTGGCGTCATCGCACGCCTTCACCGATCAACACCGCCGCGCTCACGACCGCAGGGGGTTTGGTCTTCGCCGGAGATTGGGATCGACACATGTATGCCTACAATGCGGAAACCGGTGACATCCTCTGGCAGACACGCCTGCCCACCTCTGCGCAAGGCTTCCCGATTTCCTATCTGGCCAACGGCAAGCAGTACGTGGCCATGCCGGTGGGGACCGGAGGTGCCAGTTGGTCCACGATGCTACCCAATGACCTGGCACCCACGATTCGTCGTCCACGCAACGGCAACTCGATTCACGTGTTCGCGCTACCGGGCTCATGA
- a CDS encoding MBL fold metallo-hydrolase has protein sequence MSNLIRRAFLSSVFIATALTGAQAQSDLTIEQVKDGLYVIIGSGGNVGVRVTSEGVILIDDKFPRNFTEIQELVSQVSDQPVRYVLNTHHHGDHTGGNVEYIDISEVIAHQNARDNMVRGNQDAPPRVVFTDQTAIYLGGVEVRAFYMGRGHTNGDAVIYFPDLKTVHGGDLLHRIAPFIDYGNGGSSEGWVGTLNNILALDFDTAIPGHGAVMNRNDVVEFRNQMEAVRARMTELIRSGMPKSDASERIRTQELSWTMQENGLFMQRSVPGFYDEIAAELRN, from the coding sequence TGCGCTGACCGGAGCTCAGGCGCAGAGTGACCTGACCATAGAGCAGGTCAAGGACGGGCTCTATGTGATCATCGGTAGTGGTGGGAACGTCGGCGTACGTGTCACCTCGGAAGGAGTGATCCTGATCGACGACAAGTTCCCCCGAAACTTCACCGAGATTCAGGAACTGGTCAGTCAGGTGAGCGATCAACCGGTGAGATACGTCCTCAACACGCACCACCACGGGGACCACACAGGTGGCAACGTAGAGTACATTGACATTTCCGAGGTCATCGCCCACCAGAATGCCCGGGACAACATGGTGAGGGGCAACCAGGATGCGCCGCCGAGGGTGGTCTTCACGGATCAGACTGCCATCTATCTCGGGGGCGTCGAGGTCCGAGCGTTCTATATGGGCCGCGGACATACCAACGGTGATGCCGTGATCTACTTCCCCGACCTCAAGACCGTGCATGGCGGTGACCTGCTGCACCGCATCGCGCCGTTCATCGACTACGGGAATGGCGGTAGTAGTGAGGGTTGGGTGGGGACTCTGAACAACATCCTGGCGCTCGACTTCGACACCGCCATCCCCGGCCACGGTGCGGTCATGAATCGGAACGACGTCGTGGAGTTCCGCAATCAGATGGAGGCGGTTCGCGCCCGCATGACGGAGCTGATCAGGTCGGGTATGCCCAAGAGTGACGCGTCCGAGCGCATAAGGACGCAAGAGCTCAGCTGGACGATGCAGGAGAACGGTCTCTTCATGCAGAGAAGCGTGCCCGGCTTCTATGATGAGATTGCGGCTGAGTTGCGGAACTAG
- a CDS encoding purine/pyrimidine permease codes for MLGFSISRLRTLFPPLVNGIVVMLIGLTLIPVGMDYAAGGVAAPDYGAPANLVMAGVVFSVTLLLNRFAKGFLSHASLLVGAVAGYALAITLGRVDFSAVSAAGLLAAPRPLAFGLEFHADAILLMAFIYVISAMETIGDISATLAAVERDATTEELRGGLIADGVMSGVAALFSAFPNTSYSQNVGLVNFTGVVSRHVTAISGVILVVFGLVPVVGAGFATIPAPVIGGGGLIMFSMIFASGVAILQRGVELNQRNMIVLAVSLGLGLGIELRPDVLQSMPDWVRTFFGSGLITGGLSALVLNVVLPAEEDGSA; via the coding sequence GTGCTCGGCTTCTCGATCAGCCGCCTTCGGACTTTGTTCCCGCCGCTGGTTAACGGAATCGTCGTGATGCTCATCGGGCTCACGCTCATCCCCGTCGGGATGGACTACGCGGCGGGCGGGGTGGCAGCTCCCGACTACGGGGCACCTGCGAACCTGGTGATGGCGGGGGTGGTCTTCTCGGTGACGCTGCTGCTGAACCGATTCGCGAAGGGCTTCCTCAGCCACGCGAGCCTGCTCGTGGGCGCCGTGGCCGGGTACGCGCTCGCGATCACGCTGGGGAGGGTGGACTTCTCCGCCGTTTCGGCGGCCGGCCTGCTCGCCGCTCCCCGACCGCTGGCGTTCGGGCTGGAATTCCATGCCGATGCCATTCTGCTCATGGCGTTCATCTACGTGATCAGCGCCATGGAGACCATCGGGGACATCTCGGCTACGCTCGCCGCGGTCGAGCGCGACGCGACGACCGAGGAGTTGAGAGGCGGACTGATCGCCGACGGAGTCATGAGCGGAGTAGCTGCGCTCTTCAGTGCGTTCCCGAACACGTCGTACTCGCAGAACGTCGGCCTCGTCAACTTCACGGGTGTCGTGAGCCGCCACGTCACGGCGATCTCGGGCGTAATCCTGGTTGTCTTCGGCCTCGTTCCCGTCGTCGGTGCCGGCTTCGCCACTATTCCCGCGCCGGTCATCGGAGGAGGCGGCCTCATCATGTTCTCCATGATCTTCGCGAGCGGTGTGGCGATACTGCAACGGGGCGTCGAGCTCAACCAGCGAAACATGATCGTCCTGGCAGTCTCGCTCGGGCTGGGGCTGGGGATCGAGCTACGGCCCGACGTATTGCAGAGCATGCCGGATTGGGTGCGCACATTCTTCGGGTCGGGGCTGATCACTGGTGGGCTGAGCGCACTCGTGTTGAATGTGGTGCTGCCCGCTGAAGAAGATGGCTCGGCCTGA
- a CDS encoding c-type cytochrome produces MSSAGFADPRRGSVGVGDAVGGRQAPTVVNAAFSESQFWDGRSPSLEDQALGPIQNPIEMAFTLEGVEERLNEIPGYRQQFQRVFGADRISTDLVGKAIATFERVVLAGDSPWDRWEQERDTAAVSDAVRRGAELARVKAGCTACHVPPNLTDAPFDLYHNIGVSMSNAEPDLGRHVVTAREGDQGAFKTPTLRNVAETAPYMHDGSMATLAEVLDFYDRGGEPNPWLDQKMNPLGLTDQEKDDLLAFLESLTGEVPKWAGRAPPLPPAQSEG; encoded by the coding sequence GTGTCGAGCGCCGGGTTCGCCGATCCCAGACGGGGCTCCGTGGGCGTAGGAGACGCAGTGGGTGGGCGCCAGGCGCCCACTGTGGTCAACGCTGCCTTCAGCGAGTCGCAGTTTTGGGATGGCCGATCTCCTTCCCTGGAGGACCAGGCGCTTGGACCGATCCAGAACCCCATTGAGATGGCGTTCACGCTGGAAGGGGTCGAAGAGCGCCTCAACGAGATTCCCGGATACCGGCAGCAGTTTCAGCGGGTCTTTGGCGCCGACCGGATCAGCACCGACCTCGTTGGCAAGGCGATCGCCACGTTCGAGCGGGTTGTGCTGGCGGGCGACTCCCCCTGGGACCGGTGGGAGCAGGAGCGTGACACGGCCGCGGTGTCGGATGCCGTGCGGCGCGGTGCGGAGCTGGCGCGCGTCAAGGCGGGATGCACCGCCTGTCACGTACCACCCAACTTAACGGACGCGCCGTTCGACCTCTACCACAACATCGGTGTCAGCATGAGCAACGCGGAGCCTGACCTCGGTCGGCACGTCGTGACCGCACGGGAAGGGGATCAGGGCGCCTTCAAGACGCCGACGCTGCGCAACGTGGCCGAGACGGCACCGTACATGCACGACGGCAGTATGGCTACGCTCGCAGAGGTGCTCGATTTCTACGACCGTGGCGGCGAGCCGAATCCCTGGCTCGACCAGAAGATGAACCCGCTGGGTCTAACCGATCAGGAAAAAGACGATCTGCTCGCGTTTCTGGAGAGTCTGACCGGCGAGGTGCCAAAATGGGCCGGGCGAGCGCCCCCGCTCCCGCCTGCGCAGAGCGAGGGGTAG
- a CDS encoding energy transducer TonB has protein sequence MNKGAILSLLVAGLVTGSYIEFQVNQRDDDVVDVIEAGVPEAPTFTPYSVAPSILNRADIVRAMEREYPPLLRDAGIGGTVRVYFFIDENGRVQDRQIDESSGHQALDAAAMAVFDIYRFSPALNRDKAVPVWVSFSITFQVR, from the coding sequence ATGAACAAAGGAGCGATACTGTCCCTGCTGGTCGCGGGGCTGGTCACTGGCAGCTACATCGAGTTCCAGGTCAACCAAAGGGATGACGATGTGGTCGACGTCATCGAGGCGGGGGTTCCCGAGGCTCCGACGTTCACGCCGTACTCGGTGGCTCCGTCCATTTTGAACCGAGCCGACATCGTGCGGGCGATGGAGCGGGAGTATCCGCCGCTCCTGCGGGACGCCGGAATCGGTGGCACGGTCAGGGTCTACTTCTTCATCGACGAAAACGGACGTGTGCAGGACCGGCAGATCGATGAGAGTTCTGGGCACCAGGCCCTGGACGCCGCCGCGATGGCGGTCTTTGATATCTACAGATTTTCCCCGGCGCTGAACCGCGATAAGGCGGTTCCAGTGTGGGTGAGCTTCTCGATCACGTTCCAGGTTCGGTAA